One window from the genome of Nicotiana sylvestris chromosome 9, ASM39365v2, whole genome shotgun sequence encodes:
- the LOC138878324 gene encoding uncharacterized protein — MILNILKKKLEDAKGLWPELLPEVLWAYCTMPKTSTGETPYSLVHGTGAVKPVEVGEPSLRYSNKSGPRNDESRLQDLDEVKERRDMAHVRMVSQKQQVERYYNKKAEVRPLKVGDYILKAKTQVAKDPNEGKLGTNWDEPYKITATANK; from the coding sequence atGATACTGaacatattgaaaaagaagctcgaggaTGCTAAAGGGTTATGGCCTGAACTGCTGCCAGAAGTACTATGGGCATACTGCACTATGCCAAAAACTAGCACAGGCGAGACGCCATATTCACTAGTCCACGGGACTGGCGCGGTTAAACCCGTCGAAGTCGGAGAACCTAGCTTGAGATACTCCAACAAAAGTGGACCAAGAAATGATGAAAGTAGActacaagatctggatgaagtAAAAGAGCGAAGAGATATGGCACACGTAAGAATGGTATCccaaaagcaacaagtagaaaggtactataacaagaaGGCCGAAGTACGACCGCTCAAGGTCGGGGACTACATCCTCAAAGCTAAAACACAAGTAGCGAAAGACCCTAATGAGGGAAAACTGGGAACAAACTGGGACGAACCATATAAAATCACGGCGACAGCAAACAAATGA